A DNA window from Labrus mixtus chromosome 4, fLabMix1.1, whole genome shotgun sequence contains the following coding sequences:
- the elmo3 gene encoding engulfment and cell motility protein 3 isoform X2 translates to MTHTLTGFMELMDHGIVSWENLSSVFIKKIASFVNAKPTDASIQQVSLDILESMVLSSHSLFLQVKLEVTMERLIAHLQVTNQQIQTKAMALLMALLQTAGDSDRQDMFAFLSKKNLRQYIYKNIIHSSGAVQDEMAHYLYVLQSVTLNHLEPRMRTPLDCYSQEQRDILHGLRQAAFETESENSLSHERRRSLCAKEFKKLGFSNNSNPGQDLVRTPPGLLALDTMFYFAARYPDAYSRFVLENSSREDKHECPFARSSIQLTLILCEILRIGEPPSETGSHYHPIFFSQDRLMEELFCVCIQLLNKTWKEMRATQEDFDKVMQVVREQITRTLSSKPTSLELFKNKVNALNYSEILKLRQTERLHQEETLAPPVLELKERLKPELLELIRQQRLNRLCQGTMFRKISSRRRQDKLWYCRLSPNHKMLHYGDVEEDTENPPIESLQEKIPVADIKGLLTGKDCPHMKEHKGKQNKEVLDLAFSISYDVEEYSLNFIAPSRTDFCLWTDGLSVLLGREMSSESMRSELEILLSMEIKLRLLDLENVPIPDSAPVIPKPPSNYNFCYDFSQTEQ, encoded by the exons ATGACCCACACTCTGACAGGCTTCATGGAACTGATGGATCATGGGATAGTTTCCTGGGAGAACCTCTCGTCGGTCTTCATCAAGAAG ATTGCCAGCTTCGTCAACGCCAAGCCCACCGATGCATCCATACAGCAGGTGTCCTTGGACATCCTGGAGAGCATGGTGCTGAGCAGTCACAGCCTCTTCCTGCAGGTCAAACTAGAAGTGACCATGGAGAGACTCATCGCTCACCTACAGGT GACAAACCAGCAGATTCAGACCAAAGCCATGGCGCTACTAATGGCTCTACTACAAACAGCCGGAGACTCCGACCGACAG GATATGTTTGCATTCCTGAGCAAGAAGAACCTCCGGCAGTACATTTATAAA aacaTCATCCACAGTTCTGGTGCAGTCCAGGATGAGATGGCTCACTACCTCTATGTGCTGCAGTCTGTTACCTTGAATCACCTGGAGCCTCGCATGAGGACGCCACTGGACTGTTACAGCCAG GAGCAGAGAGACATCCTTCACGGCCTGCGTCAGGCGGCGTTTGAGACAGAAAGCGAGAACAGCCTGAGCCACGAGAGACGACGCTCGCTCTGCGCCAAAGAGTTCAAGAAGTTAGGCTTTTCT AACAATAGTAACCCCGGTCAGGACTTGGTGCGAACGCCTCCAGGTCTTCTCGCTTTGGAcaccatgttttattttgctgcaCGCTATCCGGACGCCTACAGCAGG tttgtcCTGGAGAACAGCAGTAGAGAGGACAAACACGAGTGTCCTTTTGCACGGAGCAGCATCCAGCTCACTCTCATCCTGTGTGAAATCCTTCGTATCGGCGAGCCTC CCTCAGAGACGGGATCCCACTACCACCCCATCTTCTTCAGTCAGGACCGGCTGATGGAGGAGCTTTTCTGTGTCTGCATTCAGCTGCTCAACAAGACCTGGAAGGAGATGAGAGCCACACAGGAGGACTTCGACAAG GTGATGCAGGTGGTGAGGGAGCAGATCACCAGGACGTTGTCTAGTAAGCCGACCTCCCTGGAGCTCTTCAAGAACAAAGTGAACGCTCTGAACTACAGCGAGATCCTCAAACTGAGGCAGACGGAACGGCTGCACCAAGAAGAGACTCTGGCTCCTCCTGTACT TGAACTAAAAGAGCGTCTGAAGCCAGAGCTGCTGGAGTTGATACGCCAGCAGAGACTCAACAGGCTGTGTCAGGGAACCATGTTCAGGAAGATCAGCAGCCGACGCAGACAGG ATAAATTATGGTACTGCCGCTTGTCACCGAATCACAAAATGCTTCACTACGGTGACGTGGAAGAAGACACAGAGAATCCACCGATTGAATCACTGCAGGAGAAGA TTCCTGTAGCAGACATCAAAGGCCTGCTGACGGGAAAAGACTGTCCTCACATGAAGGAGCACAAAGGCAAACAGAACAAG GAGGTGCTCGACCTGGCGTTTAGCATCTCATATGACGTGGAAGAGTACAGCCTGAACTTCATCGCCCCATCCCGAACTGAC TTCTGCCTGTGGACCGATGGACTGAGCGTCCTCCTCGGCAGAGAGATGAGCAGTGAGTCCATGCGCAGCGAGCTGGAGATCCTCCTCTCCATGGAGATTAAGCTCCGCCTCCTGGACCTGGAGAACGTTCCCATTCCTGACAGCGCTCCGGTCATCCCGAAACCGCCGAGCAACTACAACTTCTGCTACGACTTCAGCCAGACCGAGCAGTAG